The Streptomyces venezuelae genomic interval AGCGAGGGCGACGGCCCGGTGACGAAGAAGGGCGACGCGCTCCAGGTGAACTACCTGGGCCAGGCCTGGGACTCCACCACCCCCTTCGACAACAGCTTCGACCGCGGCCAGCCCTTCAGCGTGACGCTGGGTGACGGCCAGGTCATCAAGGGCTGGGAGCAGGCCCTCGAAGGACAGAAGGTCGGCAGCCGCATCGAGGTCGGCATCCCGCCGGCGCTCGGCTACGGCGAGGCCGGCTCCCCGCCGAACATCAAGCCGAACGCCACCCTCGTCTTCGTCGTGGACATCCTGAAGTCCGTCACGATCCCGAAGTCCGCCACGGGCACCGTCGTCCCGCAGGAGGACGCGAAGCTGCCGAAGGTCGGCACGAACACCGACGGCAAGGCGCCCTCGCTGACCGTCCCCAAGGTCGCCGCGCCGACCAAGCTCGTCTCGAACTACGTTCTCGAGTCCAAGGGCGAGGTCGTCAAGGAGACCGACACGGTCGTCGTGAACTACGTCGCCGCCCTCTGGAAGGACGGCAAGGTCTTCGACTCCACCTACACCACGGGCAAGCCCGCGAACTTCCCGCTCCCGCAGCTCACGCTGCCGGGCCTGAAGAAGGGCCTCGTCGGCAAGAAGGTCGGCAGCCGCGTCCTCATCGTCGCCCCGCCGGCCGAGGCCTTCGGCGACAAGGAGCAGCAGGGCATCCCGAAGAACTCCACGCTGGTGTTCGCCGTGGACATCCTGGCGAAGATGTAAGACTGTCCCGATCGCGCAGTTCATCAGTATGAGGAGCAGTTCAGTGAGCATCGAGAAGCCCGAGGTCGACTTCCCGGGTGGCGAGCCGCCGAAGGACCTGGAGATCAGGGACATCTGGGTGGGCGACGGCGCGGAGGCCAAGGCCGGCGCCACCGTCTCCGTCCACTACGTGGGCGTCGCCTTCTCCACCGGCGAGGAGTTCGACTCCTCCTGGAACCGCGGCACCCCGCTCCAGTTCAAGCTCGGCATCGGCCAGGTCATCTCCGGCTGGGACCAGGGTGTCCAGGGCATGAAGGTCGGCGGCCGTCGCGAGCTGATCATCCCCGCCCACCTCGCCTACGGTGACCGCGGTGCCGGCTCCGCGATCGCCCCGGGCGAGACGCTGATCTTCGTCTGCGACCTGGTCGCCGTCTGATCGGTCGTGCCGACCGGTACCGGTCGCTCCGAGGGCCCCCGCCACCCGTGGCGGGGGCCCTCGGCTTTTGTCCCGACACCCCGGGGCGGTACGGTCGGACGTCCGACAAGTGGAACCGGCAAAAGAGGTGCGGGGCGTCGATGGCGATTGCCAAGTCCGAGCGGCTGATGAATCTCGCGCTGTGCCTGCTCGGGACGCGACGCCCGCTGAGCAAGCGCGAACTCCGCGGGTCCATCGAGGCCTACCTCGAAGCGAGCGGGGACGACGCCTTCAACCGGATGTTCGAGCGCGACAAGGACGACCTGCGCGAGCTGGGCCTCGTCATCGAGACCGTCGAGAACCTGGAGGGCGAGACCGGCTACCTCGCCCGCCGCGACTCCAACCGTCTCCCGCCGATCACCCTTGACGCCGAGGAGGCCGCCGCCCTCGGCCTCGCCGCCAAGGTCTGGCAGCAGGCCCGCCTCGCCGGCGCCGCCAGCGGCGCCCTCCAGAAGCTCCGCGCCGCCGGAATGCCCGAGGCCGAGGACTCGTACGACGTCCAGCCCAGCGCCCTCGAACCCCGCATCCCGGTCCACGAGGCCGCCTTCGAGCCCCTCATGCTGGCCTGCCGCGACCGCCGGCCCGTCGTCTTCGACTACCGCAAGGCCAACGCCGCCCGCCCCGAGACCCGCCAGGTCGAGCCCTGGACCCTCGAATGCTGGCGCGGCCACTGGTACCTCGCGGGCTGGGACCGCGACCGGGGCGCCGAGCGAGTCTTCCGCCTCTCCCGGATCACCGGCAAGGTCCGCTCCCGGGCCGGCGCCTTCACCGCGCCCGTGCCCGACGTCGTCACCGTCCGCGAGACCGTCGAGAGCTGGGCCGGCGAGACCGCCACCCGCTCCGCCCGGATCCGGCTGCGCGCCGGCTGCGGCTACCCGCTGCGGGCCCGCGCCCAGTCCGTACAGGTGGGCGACGACGGCTGGGACGAGCTGGAGATCCCGTACGGGCACGGGCTCGACGCCTGGCTCGTCGAGTTCGGACCCGACGTCGTCGTACGGGAACCCGCCGATCTGCGGGCGGATGTACTGGACCGGCTGCGCGCCGTGGCCAAGGGCTGAGGGGGAGACGTACGCATGGCTGCCAACGCGATCGACCAGACGAGGCGGATGCTGTCCCTCGTCACCTATCTCCGCGAGCGCCCCGGCGCACACGTCGCTGACGTCGCGCGCGCCTTCGGGATCACCGAGGACGAGCTGATCTCCGACCTGGACGTGCTGCCCATGTGCGGCACCAGCTTCCGCGGCGGCGATCTCCTCGACATCGACACCGACGGCGACCGGATCTGGTGGCACAACCCCGACGACGTCGCCGCACCCCTGCGGCTCGCCGCCGACGAGGCGACCGCCCTCCTGGTCGCCGCCCGCGCCGTCGCCACCCTCCCCGGGCTCCGCGAGAGCGACCGGGACGCGCTGGTCCGCGCCACCGCCAAGCTGGAGGCCGCGGCCGGCGAGGCCGCCGGGGCCAGCTCCCGGCTCTCGGTCACCTTCGAGTCCGAGGGCGGCGTCTTCGCCGAGGTCGACCGGGCCATCTCCGAGCGCCGACGGCTGTGGGTCCGCTACTACTCGCCAGCGCGCGACGAACTCACCGAGCGCGAGGTCGACCCGATCCGGCTCTTCGCCGTCGGCCACACCTACATGGAGGCGTGGTGCCGGCTCTCCGAGGCCCGCCGCACCTTCCGGCTCGACCGCGTCGTCGAGATCCGGCTCCTCGACGAGCACGCGGCCCCGCCCGAACTGGAACTGCGCGACCTCTCCGAGGGGCTTGTCCAGCCCTCCGCCGACGACCCCGAGGTCGTCGTCGAGGTCGGCCCCGGCGGCCGGTGGGTCGCCGAGTACTACCCGCACGACCGGGCCGAGGAGCTGCCCGACGGCGGCCTGCGGATCACCCTGCGGACACCGGACCCCGCCTCGTTGCGGCGGCTCGCGCTGCGGCTGGGCAGCGACGGGCGGATCGTCGCACCGCGCGAGCTCGCCGACAGCGCCCGCGAGGCGGCGACCGCCGCACTCGCCGCGTACGAGGGCGTGTGACGTTCTCCGCCGCGCGGACGCTGTTGCTGATGTAGTGCCGATTCGGATGTTGCCGTGGGAATTGAGGGAGATGTCCGTCATGCCTGGTCTTGCCGCGACGATGGCCCCGGTCCTCTTCAAGGCCGCCTGCCCCGACTGCCGCTCCCGCTTCGAACTCTCGGCGAGCGCCCTGCGCCTCGCCATCGGCGCCAGCCGGCGTACCACCTTCTACTCCTTCACCTGCCCGGAGTGCGGCAGCTCCGTCCGCAAGCCCGCGGGCGAGCGGATCGTCGAGCTCCTCACCGGCGGCGGCGTCCGCACGCTGCGCCTCCACACCACCGTCTGAACGACCCGTACCCGCTCAAGGTCTAGGCTCTGACCATGTTCTGGCCCATGCTCGCCATCGCCCTCGGCTTCCTCGGCATCGCCGTCCTCGGTGTCCTCGGCATCAGGGTCTTCCTGGAGGTCCAGCGCCTCGGCCGTCAAGTGGCCCGCACCACAGAGCGGATCACCCAGGCCGCCGAGGAGCTCGAAACAGCCGCCGTCGGACTGGCCCGAACCGGCGAGTCACTGCGCTGAGTCGGTGCCGTACGCTGCAGGAAGCGGCCTCGGTCCGGGCTCGTGGGACGCAATCGGGAGTATGCACGGGCATTGCCTCGCGTTTACTCCTGCGGGTTACGATCGCAGGCAGCGCGGTGGCCGGACGCATGTCCGACCCGCCGGGCACGCACTCCATGTCGCCTCGGTGAAGAAGGTAAACAGCTATGGGTAGGCTCGGCCCCACCGAGATCATTCTCATTCTCGTCGTCATCATTCTCCTGTTCGGCGCCAAGAAGCTCCCGGACATGGCCCGCTCGCTGGGCAAGTCGGCCCGCATCCTCAAGAGCGAGGCCAAGGCGATGAAGTCGGACGACCAGCAGAGCGCGCCCGCCGACCCGCCGCACGCCGGAACCGGAGCGCAGGACCAGCAGCCCGCGCCGCGCACGATCCAGGCCGCTCCCGGAGACGTGACCAGCTCGCGTCCGGTGACCGAGCCCTCGGACACCACCAAGCGCTGACCCGGTCCGCCGCGGCCGCCGCACCGTGCGGCGGCTGCCGCACGAGATGAGGACGTGGGTTGCCCAAGTCTGCCCGCAAGCAGGAGAAGGATCCCGAGGGCCGTATGCCCCTCGTGGAGCACCTGCGTGAACTCCGCAACCGACTGGCGAAGGGGCTCATCGCCATCACGGCGGTGACGATCGTCGCCCTCGTGTACAGCGAGGAACTGCTGCAGTTCCTGTCGCAGTCGGTGCCCAAATGCCCAGAAGGCGTCACCAGCGACGGCGGAAACTGCGCGGTCGTCACCTTCAACACGCTGATGGCCCCCTTCAGCACGACGATCCAGGTGTCCCTGACGGCGGGCCTCGTCCTCGCCAGTCCCGTCTGGCTCTACCAGCTGTGGGCCTTCGTCGCGCCCGGGCTGCACAAGAGCGAGAAGAAGTACACGTACGCCTTCGTCGGCGCGGCCGTGCCGCTCTTCGGCGCCGGCGCCTACCTCGCGTACCTCATTCTCCCCGTCAGCGTGAAGGTCCTCATCAGCCTCACGCCCGGCGGCTCCGCGAACCTCCTGGCGCTGAACGACGTCCTCGACTTCACCCTGCGCATGGTGCTCGTCTTCGGCCTGGCCTTCGAGCTCCCGCTGGTCCTGGTGATGCTCAACCTCACCGGTGTCCTCACCGGTCGCCGCATGGCCGGCTGGTGGCGCGGCGTGATCATGGGCGTCTTCGTCTTCGGCGCCGTCATCACCCCCACCACCGACCCGGTCGGCATGATCGCCCTCGCGGGACCCATCACGATCCTGTACTTCGGGGCCGTCGGCTTCTCGCTCCTGAACGACCGGCGCCGCAACCGGAAGAACCCCGACGCCGCACTCGACGACGACGAGGCCTCCGTC includes:
- the tatC gene encoding twin-arginine translocase subunit TatC, whose protein sequence is MPLVEHLRELRNRLAKGLIAITAVTIVALVYSEELLQFLSQSVPKCPEGVTSDGGNCAVVTFNTLMAPFSTTIQVSLTAGLVLASPVWLYQLWAFVAPGLHKSEKKYTYAFVGAAVPLFGAGAYLAYLILPVSVKVLISLTPGGSANLLALNDVLDFTLRMVLVFGLAFELPLVLVMLNLTGVLTGRRMAGWWRGVIMGVFVFGAVITPTTDPVGMIALAGPITILYFGAVGFSLLNDRRRNRKNPDAALDDDEASVLDLTPEAVDAVEPVPAARALPGQATGPGETGGAAAHRLNGYDDIT
- a CDS encoding FKBP-type peptidyl-prolyl cis-trans isomerase, producing the protein MRRLAGLLVVPLLLLSTAACGSDDKGSDSASMKNGLPAITAGVKFGEKPTLSKGEGDPPKDLKVNIISEGDGPVTKKGDALQVNYLGQAWDSTTPFDNSFDRGQPFSVTLGDGQVIKGWEQALEGQKVGSRIEVGIPPALGYGEAGSPPNIKPNATLVFVVDILKSVTIPKSATGTVVPQEDAKLPKVGTNTDGKAPSLTVPKVAAPTKLVSNYVLESKGEVVKETDTVVVNYVAALWKDGKVFDSTYTTGKPANFPLPQLTLPGLKKGLVGKKVGSRVLIVAPPAEAFGDKEQQGIPKNSTLVFAVDILAKM
- a CDS encoding helix-turn-helix transcriptional regulator, with the protein product MAANAIDQTRRMLSLVTYLRERPGAHVADVARAFGITEDELISDLDVLPMCGTSFRGGDLLDIDTDGDRIWWHNPDDVAAPLRLAADEATALLVAARAVATLPGLRESDRDALVRATAKLEAAAGEAAGASSRLSVTFESEGGVFAEVDRAISERRRLWVRYYSPARDELTEREVDPIRLFAVGHTYMEAWCRLSEARRTFRLDRVVEIRLLDEHAAPPELELRDLSEGLVQPSADDPEVVVEVGPGGRWVAEYYPHDRAEELPDGGLRITLRTPDPASLRRLALRLGSDGRIVAPRELADSAREAATAALAAYEGV
- the tatA gene encoding Sec-independent protein translocase subunit TatA; translation: MGRLGPTEIILILVVIILLFGAKKLPDMARSLGKSARILKSEAKAMKSDDQQSAPADPPHAGTGAQDQQPAPRTIQAAPGDVTSSRPVTEPSDTTKR
- a CDS encoding helix-turn-helix transcriptional regulator, with amino-acid sequence MAIAKSERLMNLALCLLGTRRPLSKRELRGSIEAYLEASGDDAFNRMFERDKDDLRELGLVIETVENLEGETGYLARRDSNRLPPITLDAEEAAALGLAAKVWQQARLAGAASGALQKLRAAGMPEAEDSYDVQPSALEPRIPVHEAAFEPLMLACRDRRPVVFDYRKANAARPETRQVEPWTLECWRGHWYLAGWDRDRGAERVFRLSRITGKVRSRAGAFTAPVPDVVTVRETVESWAGETATRSARIRLRAGCGYPLRARAQSVQVGDDGWDELEIPYGHGLDAWLVEFGPDVVVREPADLRADVLDRLRAVAKG
- a CDS encoding FKBP-type peptidyl-prolyl cis-trans isomerase, with the translated sequence MSIEKPEVDFPGGEPPKDLEIRDIWVGDGAEAKAGATVSVHYVGVAFSTGEEFDSSWNRGTPLQFKLGIGQVISGWDQGVQGMKVGGRRELIIPAHLAYGDRGAGSAIAPGETLIFVCDLVAV